The Biomphalaria glabrata chromosome 7, xgBioGlab47.1, whole genome shotgun sequence region AGTTTCTAGTGGCTTCTGAACATTTCATCAAGGTCTTGTTTAACGTTTGAACGCTTGTTTCCCCTTGTTTGGAGACCAGGTTAATCCTATCCACAACGATGGTGTCATTGAACTTCTGTATTTTGTCTAATTCACCTACATATTGTTTAATGCCCGGTTCTTGTGGCACAATCTTGGAATCGATTCCAAATGTTTTCTCGTTAGGAATGACGACGATACTCTTACATGTTCCCGAGCAACATTGCCTTATAGATATCGAAGTTGAAGCATCGCACAGGGTACACATTTCTGAGGTGCTCTGTGGTAATGCCAAATTTATTGCAGAGTCTAGAGGCAGGTCTTCAATTCCATGGTCTGATGCCTCGCTGTCTATTGATAGATCGTCAAATTGCTTGCTGCATATCGGTGATTGACTATTACTTTCCTCTGCTCTAGGCGCCTTGTCAACGAAAAGATGACAATAAGGAATATTGCAGCCAATGGAAGtcattctatttttagttttctttataCTTGTATTCACGTTCTGTTTGTTCATGTATGTATAAATAGCTCGCTTGTGAGCTGCATTCGTGTGTTCTGTGTTGTCTCTCACGTTGCTTTTGTCCGAGTGACCGATATGGTGGAAAGTGGGCACAGTTTGAAAGACAATGTTTCCAGTTCGAGTTCCTAGCTGATTGTCAAGTCTTGCCGTTGTCTCAGGAGTACTGTCATAGCATTCCATAACAACGTCTGGGTGCGAGCACACAACTTCTGGGAAATACACATTTTGACAAGCGTTTTCGAGATTCTTAGCTCCACGGGCCAATTGTCGCTTTCTGCTGGcttttactattatttttttacttctaaAACTATGATCTCTATGAaggctttgtattttattggcAAAGGTACACTGATTGGACGATGTTCGTTGTCCAGAAGCAGTAACAGATGGTGACAGGCTACTCAAATCTTCTATAATAATGGTGTGGTTTTCGTTAATTGGATTGTGCCAACGAGGATCCTTTGCTTGATCTTTAATGTACACATCATGAATTGGGCAACATTCTTTACAAAATGTGTTCATTCTTGTCACGGGATGTTTTGTGCAATAATTTGAGGACAAAGTACAAGATGCAAACCGTGACCTACGACTTGGCCTACCAGCACTGGTCGCCAGCTTTTGGTTTGGATATTGTACGTTCAGTGTTGGTTCTCTATTCACAGAACAATTCATTTCACCAATATGTCTCTTGACTGCATCGTTTGTTATTGGGCTCTTAGCATAAGCAATGTGATTACAGCATCCTTCAGTTTGACAAGCGCTTTGTGGCATTAGCTTATCAATGTCATTTCTACTTTCAAAACACTTCTGgtcaacaaatacattttttacgaATCGTTTTTTCGACCTATGTCTATCCAAACGGTGTCGCTCAACGAACTGTTGGAAAGTACGGTTTGTTTGAATAGAGCTCGGATACTTGGAATATTGATTGTTGTTACCATGACATTTTTTGCGATGTTTGTTGCGTGTTCCATCGTCATGTTGATCGCCGATTTTGTATTGACGCATTTCGCGTTGatatctatatttgtatttgtttttcgGATTGCTAGAAAGACATTTGTCGCGTTGTTTGGTACAAGGAGGTGTGGAATATTCAGAGTCCACCGTGCATGCGTTGCTATTCACATTCTCGTAAATATCATCAAGTTGCAGTTCGGAACAGAATCCACTGCGATGTTCATTGCTGCTGAGGTCGTCCGTTGTAAGAATTTCACGCAGCACGACTTTTAGCATCTCCGGAAGTACCCGATGAAGCAGTCTATCTTTGGCGTCGTCCACCACAGTTTTGGGTAGCCTGATGTCCACCTTTACTCCGTAGCCACTTTTAAATTGTCCAGATACAGCACTCGCGTTGTTGTTTCCGTAGTTCACGTTTCTACTGGCGTACGACTCGGACATCTCCTCTGGCGGTGCCGGAGGGCCCATTGGACTTTTGATTTTCACCTTATACGACCAGGTGCCATCGTCGTTCCGTGAGGTGTGGAACTTGACCACTTCAGAAGGGCAGTCATCACAGGACACTGTCGTATCGCGTTGCGAACTAGAGTCCCCGTTGTTCTTCACTTCTCCTTTGTCAGAACTGATTGCCTGCTGCTTCAATTCCTTGCTGTTCTGTATGATTTGCTCTACGTGTTTCTTTAACTgaagagctagatttttaacaggcgatgttatcttatcttctttaCACGGCACAGAATCGACTGTGATCTCTGACTTTCCGTTCACTTTCTTTGATTTGTAACGAATGTGAACAATGGGCCTGTTAGCATCTGAAGAGTCTTTAGTGCAAGGATTTTCAGCAGACGTCTCCTTACAGATGCCATTGTTCTTCGAGCTTAATGATTCTAACCAAGCGGGTTTATAGTGGACATTTTCATCATTCTTACATTTTTCTATATTATCCTCGAACTTATTTTCAAGCCTTCGAGTTCTAGACAAAGTTGTGTAGTTGGCAGCGGTATATTTCTTACATGGCCTTGTGTAAAACTCGTTATAATTTGAAATGCACTCTGAAGGAGAATCCCATTTCTTCATGAAAAACGAGTTAGTGCCACGTGGTTTGAAGCAAGAAATAGGAGTATCTTCCCTGATATCATAATTCAAGTTCCTTTTATGTGTACAGCAGCGGTTTATTTTGTAGTTCTGATCGTCATATGTGAAAGACGACTTTCCCATCCTGTCAGGGGAAAGCCTGGGATAAATCTCAGAGTGTGACGTGCAAACGCTATTACTGGCTGCTCTGTGACAAGTGCTGGCCAGATTAGGCGCATATTTCTTGCATGTTTGTGGCACACGGCACATAATTGATGTTTGAATGGCTTTATTTCTTTTGTCAATCTTCTTAGCGCAGGTGGCCTGGTGCGTACAAGAGGAGATGTCTTCTATCAAAGCGCACTTTGTCTTCTCTGTCAACCCAATCTTGTGACATTTACGGGAGCAGCATAAAGTCGTGTTATCTTCATGAGATAGAGTTTCACAAGTACAGGACTGTTTGACCAGACACGTGCTGCTGCTGGTGGTCAAAGCACACTCACAGCGTTTACAAGTCGGAATGCTAGTCTGCACTGAAGTATCGCGATTCTTACCAGATGCCCAAGACATATCTGCCTGCAAGCCTTTGCTATACATTCTCATAGCTTTCGGCTGGCAAGGACGTTTTGGAATACAGCTGGAACACACTTTTGGCTTCTTTCCCTTTGTTGGGTTGGATTTCTTTGGTCGGCATGGATAGTCATTCACTTTCTCCCTTCTGGCACTGTACTGAACAATTGGACTTGGTTTAGGTGCACAAAGGCTATCGTCTTTCCAGAAGCACCTCAGCAGCGCTGAGTCTAATTTGCTTTTCAGGGACTCAATCAGTTTCCTGTCCTCATCGTTCATCCTGCAAGTCTGGACGTTGGTCTCGCTTTTACAGCATTGGGCTAAACTGTTCCTCTCCCGACGTTCACTTGTAAGACAAGCTTTAACTAAGTCAGTGATGTATTCAACCGTTTCTTTCTGAATAATGTCCTTGTCGCACCTAGTCTTAGCTTCAGGTTTGCACAGGCATTCTGATTTCTTTTTAAGATTAGGAACCAAGCTGGGATATCGATGACAAACTGGGCTACATTCTAAGTGACACACATCGCCTGAGTACATTGTCAGGTTTTCCGACAGTGGTATCTTTCTCGTGGGCATCATTTCTTCGGGAGAGCCAAATTTTCTTTCAAACTCGGAGGTCATGTGTGCAATAGACTGCCGGCTAGGTTGTAGAGTTGACGACATAGGAAAGCTGCAAATAGGCTTGTGAAAGTCTGGTGTGCATCTTGGTAGACAGGACATCAATGGTAATTCAATCTTCTCCTGGCAATCACATACCTTCCTTCTATGACAAGTTGGCGAAACATCGAATAACCTCCTTTTGTAGCAACCATTACTACACTCTAGCTTGGCCGGAAAATGCAAACATCGACTTGTGTCGTAAAATTTAGAGCAACATGGTGGATTATGTGTACAGAGATCCGCTAAACAGCTCGCAGTTTTATTGTCTAAAGTGCCAGGAGCATCGTCAGATGGTGTATACTGATTAGAAAGATCTTGAGGAATGTTGTAACTATCTGGTCCACTAAACAACGCTGAATCTGGACAACGTGGTGTTAGTCTGAAAGTCTTCCGGCATTCACGTTTTCGTAATCGACTAGTCAGTGTTGATTCAAACGATGTGTTCTTTTCATTGCTGGGCTTAAACATTTCGTTCGAGGATTGATTACTGtaatatttttgttcaaaatactgACGCGGCTGCGTCCTTTGCTCCTTGGCTGGTATTGACGGAGAATCGGTAAAAAACATGGACTTTGTGGGCAGATTGATGGGGTACTCCTCTTTGTCCCAGCTAACATAAGGTGATCGGAACACATTCAACGAATCTGTCAAGTAAGGGCGCGGGTTCTCAAGTTTTTCATGCTCATCCTCCTGTCTTTGGTGAGGCTGAAAACGCTCTTCCTCTTTGTTAGTTCTGAGATGTGAGTGAGACATGTCCTTGTCATCCCGTGTGTTACGCTCCGCTGTGGGCTCAGAGTCAGCTGTTGGCGCCAAATCTTCATTGTCACTGTCCAGTTTATTCTGTGTTGCGTCCAGTGGGCGTGCAGGGTGCAAACCTGTTTGATCAAATCGGGGAAACCCGACGGTGGCTTTTTTCATCATGGATTGTTTTGTCAGTAGAGATCTTACCATGTCATGGTCAGGCCACTTGGCCAGCCTGGCCTTATCCATCGCGATGTTGTCTTTAAGCGAGTTCTTGTAAGGAACGTTTGTCTTGCCTTTTTTCCAGTGATAGATTTCATCGCAAAGCTTTTGAAGTTTGCCTTCAGCTTTGTGTTCACGTGCGTTCCAAGAGCGAGGTTTCAAACAGTCTTTGAGAATATACCGTGACAATGTCTGGTCGATTGCTTTCAAAACGTCCATTGTGTCTTCAGCCAATGGTTTGTCTGAGGAAGTTCTCTCTGAACAGTATGCTAATAGTGAGCTCAGTTCACTCAGAGTCAGACAATCTTGATTTGTGGTGCCACTATTCCGACACTGATTATCACCCGAATTGGACAGACTAGACTTGAGCAGACTAGACTTGGGCAGACTAGATGTTGATGGTGACACCTCAGGAGTAGAAGAAATATCATTATATCCATTGCATTCAGAATCTCCGTGGATATGTTCCATAGAAGAAGATCGGTCATAGCTGctgtatttatttgaaaaccAAGCGATTTTGAAAtcgtctttttctctttccgaTATCGTGTAGTTATTCCCCTTAGAATGTTTTTTTCCCGAGTCAGCTTCTGGATGACATTTTGTATTAGAGACGTTGTTTTTTAAGCTTTGTATCCTGCATTGTTCAGAAGAGCATATCGAGCTTTGCATTGAATTCTTGCCATTGGAATGACACTTTTGAAAAGACTTGAATGAGCTTTGGGATTGAGATTGTGGTCGGGTCTTCGGATAAAGATATTGAAACTCCGAATCCACACACAAATCGTCGGATAAAGCCGAATTGTCTAAGTCTTTAGAACCGCTGCACGAACGCCACTGTTCCTTGacaaagtgtgagagagaaCCACGAATATTTTCTGTCAGGTCCAACACAGAAACATTATTTGTATTCAGTCGTATTCCAGGGGAGTCCGAAAATGAATCAAATAAGGGTTTATTGTCCTGCTTTGCGCATCTTTTGTATTGAACCCTTTCATTAACAACATCCGAAGTCTGTGTTGATCTAGTTCTTCCCAATCCTTGCAATGTCTCCTCCATCTCAATATTCGAAGGCACCTTTTTTCTAGGCCATTGCTTATGAATTCTCCCTGTGTCTTTCTGGGAAGAGCGCAGCGCTGCTTCTATATTGACGTTTTTTAGTCTCTCGGTCTTTTTTGGACTCGGTTGATGCTGTGTGTTATCATCGCCAGTGTTCCTATTTTGTGATATGTTGAGCAGTTTCAAACATTCAAAGGACTGCGAGCCCACAGGGTTATCAAAGAAGCATGGAGTTGAGAGACCTGAACTTGTTACATTCAGAGAAGAGTTGTCCCTCTgccttctagatctagaatcttgactCACAAATCCCACTGTCCGTTTCCGTTGTTTAGGCCTGCGCTTCAAAGGCGCCTTGTTGTAGTCTTCAGAATTAGGTGCTACTGGAACAGTGTATCTATTTTTACATAAGACTGTATCGGTAGTCTCAACTTTGGGAGACAGTGTACCAATGTTCTTGTTGTTTTGTATAAACAAATCTTCTAGTTGTGAACTTTCTGTTCGTTTTGCTTTGACATTGTTGTGCGTGTGTTTCACTTTTCGTCTagaattttctttattatcttTTAACATGTTGAGCAACCGAGGAGAGTTATGGCGATTTGAATTACAAACAACATATTCATTTGTCGAATTATCTTTTGTCTTTATTAAAGGTTTAACCAAAATATACTCAGTTGGTTTCATTGGCTTCTCTTCAGCTTTACAATTGGAATACCCGCATGGTTTCTTCGCTCTGTCCATGCGAAGAAGATTTCTGAACTTGTCATACAATGTTCTTCTTCGAAATGTTTCCTCGTCGAAACCATGTTCAGTTCTTTTTGTTTGTGGGGATGACGAATAAGTAATACCAACCAATGGACTTATTTGTGACGAATTATTGTTGTATTTATGCGTGGGTGCAATCATGCAAGTGTTAGTTTTATCGTCGTCATGAGTAGTGTACTTCTGATTTCGTCGTCTTCTTGTTCGATTGGACTTATGCTTAGATAGGACGTAAGCCCATTTATGCTCAAAACTTAGAGTTCGCTCCTTCGGAAAGAAGTCATCCTTGTCACTTAGAGTTTCAAAAAGGTCATTTTCGTTGTGTCTAGAGTTGTCGTTTGCTTCGACTACATTTTCGTGTAGGGAGAAATTGAATGGTTCGCCTTTCGTCATTGGTTGCGACTTTTTGGCTCCAGGCAGAGGTTTTGTCAAATGTAAAACCCTGTTGTTGGTTGAAAAGTTGACACATTTGTCTTTGACCTTTTTCAGGCACTGTTCTTCTCTCAACGAGACAAACAAATGACCTTTCACGAAGGTTGAATCGTCTGGCGGAATTAGATGCAAGCTGATTCTCCTTGGCAGATCTACTAACTCCTTGAGCTCGCCCATTGAGCTATCTAGCTGATCCATAGTTTCCAGGTCGATGACTGTTCCCATTTGAACCAGCCACTGGAACCAGCTTGGTATTTCGTACTTGCGTTTGTCGTACAGAGAAAGCAGCCGAGAATGGGCGACGGCGCTGATGACGTCATCGTCTTTACTTCTCTGTTCTGAAAGACTCTGAGTGTCGTCGGTCATCAGTTTGTGGCGCCAATTCTTCTCGGCATAAATGAAACTGTTGGACAACGTTTTTCTTTGTAAGTTTTCCAGTTTCGTTGAGATGAAAGACAAGTTGGACATTTTCATCTCCGGCAATTCAATCTCCTCCGAACTTTCTTTTCTCGCACCAACAGAACTTGTCAAAAGGCCGACATCTTTTGGAGTTAAACTAGAATGACTCTTACGGAACAATCTGCGCTGCTTCTTGCTCACGGTAAGGTTCGGGTTCAAATCCATAATCTGAATAGAAGCAACATTCTGCAATAGCCGAGTGCCCATTTCTGCTAGCGCAGCCTCCAATTCGCTCAGGGTTGGCCGGTGCATTAAGCAAGGGAACCAAATCGCTATCTGCGACTTAAGATACTGCCGGTCCTCTAAACTCAGCTTTGAGTGAGTGACATCCTTTCTGGAACGTTTAATTTTTTCCCGACTAGGATGATCTGTTTTCTTACTGTTGCAATTAAATGTCGAAAGTCTGGACATTATTGCGCCCAACCAGCCATTCGGTTTTAACTTCTCCTTGGCTATGCAACGTCTCTTCCAACTGCCCAGCAAATCAATGACGTGTTTCTTTCTGGTTTCGTTTGTACAATCACAAGACTTGATCGTTTGGTAAGAAGCCATGGCCATTGTTTTTTCTCGTCTGATTTTTCACAAAAGTTTTCTATTGAATTATCTATGGCCTTAGTTGGCCTATATAGCAATAGTATTAGGACCCCTCACAAAGATGCCATGTTAGTTTAGTTAATATATCAGCACATCTTTAGAttgattactagatctatatatggcTTCATTTTACGTACTGAACAAAATACTTGTGACGTGTAAAGTCCACGTGCCCTGTAGGCCTACTATGAGTTTGTAGAAAGTGAtgaacatgtaggcctacatggaTGCGAGTACGAATAAAATTTGATTTTCCCTtagatctactttaaaaaattaaggaaCTTTTATTCTTGTCTGTTAAATGTGAAATTCGTGGAAAATTAGATGATAACTGATTtctgaaattaaaacaaaatgtataatttaGACGATTATCAAATCTTATGATTACATAATGGCCGCAGAAGTAGGTGATACTTGAGTAtacataagtagatctagatttagtatttcAGTTGTCTTGTGTAGAGAAAtaaagctataatttaaatcACCAGATATATTGAAGGCAAATTCAAATAATCTCTGTAGGCATATCTATATGATCTCTAAGCCCCTTTTTATACGATTATGTCTTAGCTAGGAATGTGTATGAAAAGACCTCCATCCTACGAAAGTTGGGTTATTAATAACAATGGGGTACATTTGTAAtcgcttatcttatcttgacccaaaatgtcttcaaataaaaaaaatcgttttccTTATATAATCTATACATTTCGCAAAGACTCAACATTATGCTGTAAACGTCATGcaatagaaagagagaacaaaTTGCTCTACAAAAAATACCAAGAGTTTGGACCAAAACCGATACAGgttgaaatggtttattttacATATTGAAAAGCCTACATATAGTTCCATGATGCAACTATGTCCGGTAAAATCGGATACATAAGCTACTACAGATCCTGAACAATACACACATCTGGGGTAAAATACATAATAAAGTACGGCTAATGTATCATTTCCGCCTGCCGTATTTCACGTCTTCTGGagttattaatatatttatttttgtatgaaaATTAACAGTTACAAtatcatatttaattttgaacAATATTGCAAGTCTTAGGCGACGTAGGTCTACAACTAGATCcggatttttatatttctagCCGACTGGGTAAATCCGCTAGCTGAATAGTTGACAAAAACTTGATTCTTTCTCAATTATTCTTCTGCCTTTTCACTGCggttttattttagtttaaaccacAGATCTGagacctataaaaaaaaaacttgatctagatctagatcccttTCTCTGCCCGTGGTCCTGTCTGCGGCATAGGCTATCAATCAGCTTCAGCAGTTGAACACTAATGTGACTGTCAGTCTGATCAAGACATCATCTATATTTATCTTATTAGTGTAAGTCTAGACTCGATTCTATTCTCTTCTTTTtacatcttttttaaagtaacgtctgtattttataagataagataaggccacatttaaatttcattaaCGAGCATGTAAATACCAAATACTTATGTCTGTAACAACATTtagaatttcttttatttttcttggaCATACATCTCGATGGTAACATCCGAGAGTTTGTACAGGCGCCACCACGGCTGGCTAACAGCTGCTTTTAATGACCGTGCTGAACGGTGCAAGATATACATTAATCATGGATTAATAGATTGTATACGTTGAATT contains the following coding sequences:
- the LOC106068305 gene encoding uncharacterized protein LOC106068305, yielding MAMASYQTIKSCDCTNETRKKHVIDLLGSWKRRCIAKEKLKPNGWLGAIMSRLSTFNCNSKKTDHPSREKIKRSRKDVTHSKLSLEDRQYLKSQIAIWFPCLMHRPTLSELEAALAEMGTRLLQNVASIQIMDLNPNLTVSKKQRRLFRKSHSSLTPKDVGLLTSSVGARKESSEEIELPEMKMSNLSFISTKLENLQRKTLSNSFIYAEKNWRHKLMTDDTQSLSEQRSKDDDVISAVAHSRLLSLYDKRKYEIPSWFQWLVQMGTVIDLETMDQLDSSMGELKELVDLPRRISLHLIPPDDSTFVKGHLFVSLREEQCLKKVKDKCVNFSTNNRVLHLTKPLPGAKKSQPMTKGEPFNFSLHENVVEANDNSRHNENDLFETLSDKDDFFPKERTLSFEHKWAYVLSKHKSNRTRRRRNQKYTTHDDDKTNTCMIAPTHKYNNNSSQISPLVGITYSSSPQTKRTEHGFDEETFRRRTLYDKFRNLLRMDRAKKPCGYSNCKAEEKPMKPTEYILVKPLIKTKDNSTNEYVVCNSNRHNSPRLLNMLKDNKENSRRKVKHTHNNVKAKRTESSQLEDLFIQNNKNIGTLSPKVETTDTVLCKNRYTVPVAPNSEDYNKAPLKRRPKQRKRTVGFVSQDSRSRRQRDNSSLNVTSSGLSTPCFFDNPVGSQSFECLKLLNISQNRNTGDDNTQHQPSPKKTERLKNVNIEAALRSSQKDTGRIHKQWPRKKVPSNIEMEETLQGLGRTRSTQTSDVVNERVQYKRCAKQDNKPLFDSFSDSPGIRLNTNNVSVLDLTENIRGSLSHFVKEQWRSCSGSKDLDNSALSDDLCVDSEFQYLYPKTRPQSQSQSSFKSFQKCHSNGKNSMQSSICSSEQCRIQSLKNNVSNTKCHPEADSGKKHSKGNNYTISEREKDDFKIAWFSNKYSSYDRSSSMEHIHGDSECNGYNDISSTPEVSPSTSSLPKSSLLKSSLSNSGDNQCRNSGTTNQDCLTLSELSSLLAYCSERTSSDKPLAEDTMDVLKAIDQTLSRYILKDCLKPRSWNAREHKAEGKLQKLCDEIYHWKKGKTNVPYKNSLKDNIAMDKARLAKWPDHDMVRSLLTKQSMMKKATVGFPRFDQTGLHPARPLDATQNKLDSDNEDLAPTADSEPTAERNTRDDKDMSHSHLRTNKEEERFQPHQRQEDEHEKLENPRPYLTDSLNVFRSPYVSWDKEEYPINLPTKSMFFTDSPSIPAKEQRTQPRQYFEQKYYSNQSSNEMFKPSNEKNTSFESTLTSRLRKRECRKTFRLTPRCPDSALFSGPDSYNIPQDLSNQYTPSDDAPGTLDNKTASCLADLCTHNPPCCSKFYDTSRCLHFPAKLECSNGCYKRRLFDVSPTCHRRKVCDCQEKIELPLMSCLPRCTPDFHKPICSFPMSSTLQPSRQSIAHMTSEFERKFGSPEEMMPTRKIPLSENLTMYSGDVCHLECSPVCHRYPSLVPNLKKKSECLCKPEAKTRCDKDIIQKETVEYITDLVKACLTSERRERNSLAQCCKSETNVQTCRMNDEDRKLIESLKSKLDSALLRCFWKDDSLCAPKPSPIVQYSARREKVNDYPCRPKKSNPTKGKKPKVCSSCIPKRPCQPKAMRMYSKGLQADMSWASGKNRDTSVQTSIPTCKRCECALTTSSSTCLVKQSCTCETLSHEDNTTLCCSRKCHKIGLTEKTKCALIEDISSCTHQATCAKKIDKRNKAIQTSIMCRVPQTCKKYAPNLASTCHRAASNSVCTSHSEIYPRLSPDRMGKSSFTYDDQNYKINRCCTHKRNLNYDIREDTPISCFKPRGTNSFFMKKWDSPSECISNYNEFYTRPCKKYTAANYTTLSRTRRLENKFEDNIEKCKNDENVHYKPAWLESLSSKNNGICKETSAENPCTKDSSDANRPIVHIRYKSKKVNGKSEITVDSVPCKEDKITSPVKNLALQLKKHVEQIIQNSKELKQQAISSDKGEVKNNGDSSSQRDTTVSCDDCPSEVVKFHTSRNDDGTWSYKVKIKSPMGPPAPPEEMSESYASRNVNYGNNNASAVSGQFKSGYGVKVDIRLPKTVVDDAKDRLLHRVLPEMLKVVLREILTTDDLSSNEHRSGFCSELQLDDIYENVNSNACTVDSEYSTPPCTKQRDKCLSSNPKNKYKYRYQREMRQYKIGDQHDDGTRNKHRKKCHGNNNQYSKYPSSIQTNRTFQQFVERHRLDRHRSKKRFVKNVFVDQKCFESRNDIDKLMPQSACQTEGCCNHIAYAKSPITNDAVKRHIGEMNCSVNREPTLNVQYPNQKLATSAGRPSRRSRFASCTLSSNYCTKHPVTRMNTFCKECCPIHDVYIKDQAKDPRWHNPINENHTIIIEDLSSLSPSVTASGQRTSSNQCTFANKIQSLHRDHSFRSKKIIVKASRKRQLARGAKNLENACQNVYFPEVVCSHPDVVMECYDSTPETTARLDNQLGTRTGNIVFQTVPTFHHIGHSDKSNVRDNTEHTNAAHKRAIYTYMNKQNVNTSIKKTKNRMTSIGCNIPYCHLFVDKAPRAEESNSQSPICSKQFDDLSIDSEASDHGIEDLPLDSAINLALPQSTSEMCTLCDASTSISIRQCCSGTCKSIVVIPNEKTFGIDSKIVPQEPGIKQYVGELDKIQKFNDTIVVDRINLVSKQGETSVQTLNKTLMKCSEATRNSVGVTTEQKDNFPPVPVVNGSPTNELLISRPSETFKSRTIMSNQRVVAAVLGTDVSRSYPRGWAACKDSSTLTDNLFVCDKSMGVRDTKIRKPIVPPPKTTRCLPIKVSHDILESQNALQSEHGKCLKKRAATLWKTTNSKGWQSILVSSAELTESSKERVVLEGAFFKSHHPGDGLPCQTEQGSSFLPQSSSCLLPFRLVLFASGQDSDNQTISGTYLRRMVSVDRFFKWNINFDIPKASI